Proteins from one Mycobacterium sp. EPa45 genomic window:
- a CDS encoding SRPBCC family protein, with protein MGQVSAASSILIDAEPAAVLNAIADYQNVRPTILSPQYSEYQVLQGGQGQGTVAKWKLQATKSRVREVQAVVDVAGHTVIEKDANSSMVINWTVAPAGPGSSVTLKTTWNGAGGIGGFFEKTFAPLGLRRIQDEVLGNLKTTLEA; from the coding sequence ATGGGACAGGTCAGCGCCGCCAGCTCGATCTTGATCGACGCCGAACCGGCCGCCGTGCTCAACGCGATCGCCGACTACCAGAACGTGCGCCCGACGATCCTGTCGCCGCAGTACAGCGAGTACCAGGTGCTGCAGGGCGGCCAGGGCCAGGGCACCGTCGCCAAGTGGAAGCTGCAGGCCACCAAGTCGCGGGTGCGGGAGGTGCAGGCCGTCGTCGACGTCGCCGGCCACACCGTCATCGAGAAGGACGCTAATTCCTCGATGGTGATCAACTGGACCGTCGCACCTGCCGGTCCCGGCTCGAGCGTCACCCTCAAGACCACCTGGAACGGGGCGGGTGGCATCGGCGGCTTCTTCGAGAAGACCTTCGCTCCGCTGGGTCTGCGCCGGATTCAGGACGAGGTGCTGGGCAACCTCAAGACGACACTCGAGGCCTAG
- a CDS encoding TetR/AcrR family transcriptional regulator, with product MPPNPERRTAILDTAIDIIVDVGIGGLTHRQVDDRAGLPSGTTSNYFRTRLALLEATAAHVVDLHWRHVDVLKSALPSPMDRAGVAALLTRMVADPDEAARRRHLARFELFIEATRRPELQSFIYELQHAAMKAAGLILGWAGIDASPQQVDQLTRLLNGLTFSNLTIDQPDGDGPAELIDRMLAAVLPPPTP from the coding sequence ATGCCTCCCAATCCCGAACGCCGGACCGCCATCCTCGACACCGCGATCGACATCATCGTCGACGTCGGGATCGGCGGACTCACCCACCGCCAGGTCGACGACCGTGCCGGCCTGCCGTCGGGAACCACGTCGAACTATTTCCGTACCCGACTCGCACTTCTCGAGGCGACCGCGGCGCATGTCGTCGACCTGCATTGGCGGCACGTCGACGTGCTGAAGTCCGCGCTGCCGTCGCCGATGGACCGCGCCGGCGTGGCGGCGTTGTTGACGCGGATGGTGGCCGATCCCGACGAGGCGGCGCGGCGACGGCACCTGGCCCGCTTCGAACTGTTCATCGAGGCGACCCGCCGGCCCGAATTGCAGTCGTTCATCTACGAATTGCAGCACGCCGCCATGAAAGCGGCCGGCTTGATCCTCGGCTGGGCGGGAATCGACGCGTCACCGCAGCAGGTCGACCAACTGACCCGGCTGCTCAACGGCCTGACGTTCAGCAATCTCACGATCGATCAGCCCGACGGGGATGGCCCCGCCGAGTTGATCGATCGAATGCTCGCCGCGGTGTTGCCGCCTCCTACGCCGTAG
- a CDS encoding DEDDh family exonuclease, whose protein sequence is MSHTWGRPAREPGDGWVVVDVETTGFRPGHARIISLAALALDHEGRVEHSVVSLLNPGVDPGPTHIHGLTAEMLEDQPTFADIAPDVIDLLHGRTLVAHNVAFDYAFLSSEAELAQTALPVDTVMCTVELARRLDLGLDNLRLETLARHWEVPQTRAHDAFDDALVLSRVLSPALQRAREREVWLPVRPVTRRRWPNGRVTHDELRPLKMLASRMPCPYLNPGPYRGGGPLVQGMRVALSAEVNRTHEELVERILHAGLAYADAVDPQTSLVICNERAPEQGKGYLARELGVPVVSDRQFMDSVDSVANGTGIDQFEPSVDQGQQFALF, encoded by the coding sequence GTGAGCCACACCTGGGGTCGACCAGCACGCGAGCCGGGAGACGGCTGGGTCGTGGTCGACGTCGAGACCACCGGTTTTCGGCCCGGCCACGCCCGCATCATCAGTCTGGCCGCGCTGGCGCTCGACCACGAAGGGCGCGTCGAGCACTCCGTGGTCAGCCTGCTCAATCCCGGTGTCGATCCCGGCCCCACCCACATCCATGGCCTCACCGCAGAGATGCTGGAGGATCAGCCGACGTTCGCCGACATCGCCCCCGATGTCATCGATCTGCTACACGGCCGCACGCTGGTCGCCCACAACGTCGCGTTCGACTACGCGTTCCTGTCCAGTGAGGCCGAGCTCGCCCAGACCGCGCTGCCGGTCGACACCGTCATGTGCACCGTCGAGCTGGCGCGCCGCCTCGACCTCGGCCTGGACAACCTGAGGCTGGAGACGCTGGCGCGGCACTGGGAGGTCCCGCAGACCCGTGCTCATGACGCCTTCGACGACGCCCTCGTACTGTCGCGGGTATTGAGCCCCGCGCTGCAGCGGGCCCGCGAGCGCGAGGTGTGGCTACCAGTGCGTCCGGTGACGCGGCGGCGCTGGCCCAACGGCCGAGTCACCCACGATGAGCTGCGCCCGTTGAAAATGCTGGCGTCCCGGATGCCGTGCCCCTATCTGAATCCCGGGCCCTACCGAGGCGGCGGTCCGCTCGTCCAGGGCATGCGGGTGGCCTTGTCGGCCGAGGTGAATCGCACACACGAAGAACTGGTGGAGCGGATCCTGCACGCCGGGTTGGCCTACGCCGATGCCGTCGACCCGCAGACCTCGCTGGTCATTTGTAACGAGCGTGCACCCGAACAGGGCAAGGGTTACCTGGCCCGGGAACTCGGCGTGCCGGTGGTGTCCGACCGGCAGTTCATGGACTCGGTCGACTCGGTCGCCAACGGCACCGGGATCGACCAGTTCGAACCCTCCGTCGACCAGGGCCAGCAGTTCGCCCTTTTCTAG
- a CDS encoding EAL domain-containing protein codes for MAGPSDFVPMNCRACVDGAGLGFEISMAFQPIFNAATKQIESHEALVRGANNEPAASIFAQVGDHNLYRFDQACRVTAIKMAAELGISTSLNVNFMPNAVYRPELCIRTTLEAAETYDFPHDRIVFEITEGEKVVDFAHLRSIVTDYTQRGFTVAIDDFGAGYAGLNLLADLQPDLVKIDMGLVRDVDRDKARRAICRGIVSICQELGIGVIAEGVERQDELHCLQDLGVHLFQGYYIAKPAFESIAEINPQLY; via the coding sequence ATGGCGGGCCCCAGCGATTTCGTCCCAATGAACTGCCGCGCCTGTGTGGACGGCGCCGGCTTGGGATTTGAGATCTCGATGGCCTTCCAGCCGATCTTCAATGCTGCGACCAAACAGATCGAGTCGCATGAAGCGCTGGTTCGCGGGGCCAACAACGAGCCGGCCGCCTCGATCTTCGCCCAAGTCGGCGACCACAATTTGTACCGGTTCGACCAAGCCTGCCGCGTCACCGCGATCAAGATGGCGGCCGAATTGGGGATCTCGACGTCGCTCAATGTGAACTTCATGCCCAACGCCGTCTATCGACCCGAGCTGTGCATCCGGACGACGTTGGAAGCGGCCGAGACGTACGACTTTCCGCACGACCGCATCGTTTTCGAGATTACCGAGGGTGAGAAGGTCGTGGATTTCGCGCACCTGCGCTCCATCGTGACCGACTACACGCAGCGGGGATTCACCGTGGCGATCGACGATTTCGGCGCCGGGTATGCCGGACTGAACCTGTTGGCCGATCTGCAGCCGGACCTGGTCAAGATCGACATGGGCTTGGTGCGAGACGTGGACCGCGACAAGGCTCGGCGGGCGATCTGCCGCGGCATCGTGTCGATCTGCCAGGAGTTGGGCATCGGGGTGATCGCCGAGGGCGTCGAACGGCAGGACGAACTCCACTGTCTACAAGACCTCGGTGTGCACCTGTTTCAGGGCTACTACATCGCGAAGCCGGCATTCGAGAGCATCGCCGAGATCAACCCGCAGTTGTACTGA
- a CDS encoding type 1 glutamine amidotransferase, with translation MVQIGLVLPDVMGTYGDGGNAVVLRKRLQLRGIPAEIVEITLADPVPDSLDLYTLGGAEDYAQRLATKHLLTHQGLQRAAARGAPVLAICAAIQVLGHWYETSAGERVEGVGLLDVTTSPQPSRTIGEVVSTPLVDGLLQPLTGFENHRGGTVLGPDARPLAAVVKGAGNREGDGYDGAVQGSVVATYLHGPCLARNPELADLLLSRVVGPLEPLELPEVEQLRRERLAAPRRV, from the coding sequence ATTGTGCAGATCGGGCTGGTGCTGCCCGATGTGATGGGCACCTACGGCGACGGTGGCAATGCCGTCGTGCTGCGGAAGCGGTTGCAGCTGCGCGGAATTCCGGCCGAGATCGTCGAGATCACACTGGCCGACCCGGTGCCGGATTCCTTGGATCTGTACACGTTGGGCGGTGCGGAGGATTACGCGCAGCGGCTGGCCACCAAACATCTTCTGACGCATCAGGGTTTACAACGGGCAGCGGCCCGCGGTGCTCCCGTGTTGGCGATCTGCGCGGCGATCCAGGTGCTCGGTCACTGGTATGAGACGTCCGCCGGTGAACGAGTCGAGGGCGTGGGGCTGCTGGATGTGACGACGTCGCCGCAGCCGAGCCGCACCATTGGCGAGGTGGTGTCCACGCCACTGGTTGACGGTCTCTTGCAGCCGCTGACCGGGTTCGAAAATCATCGCGGCGGAACGGTTTTGGGGCCCGACGCGCGGCCGCTGGCGGCGGTGGTCAAGGGTGCCGGAAACCGCGAGGGTGACGGTTACGACGGTGCCGTGCAGGGCAGCGTGGTCGCTACCTATCTGCACGGGCCCTGCCTGGCGCGCAATCCCGAGCTGGCCGATCTGCTGCTGTCGCGGGTGGTCGGCCCGCTGGAGCCGCTGGAGCTGCCCGAGGTCGAACAACTCCGTCGCGAGCGGCTGGCCGCCCCCCGCCGCGTGTAG
- the leuA gene encoding 2-isopropylmalate synthase: MTTHSFESVDAYVSARTITTPAGPPREGQPAWNTQRSSSMPVNRYRPFAAEIPGGAPESPFARTWPDKVIEHAPLWCAVDLRDGNQALIDPMSPARKRRMFELLVNMGYKEIEVGFPSASQTDFDFVREIIDQGAIPDDVTIQVLTQCRPELITRTFEACAGAPRAIVHFYNSTSILQRRVVFRADREAVKKIATDGARLCVEEAAKYPATQWRFEYSPESYTGTELEYAVDVCNAVAEIVQPTPDVPLIVNLPATVEMATPNVYADSIEWMNRHLAPRDSIILSLHPHNDRGTAVAAAELGYQAGADRIEGCLFGNGERTGNVCLVTLGLNLFSRGVDPQIDFSNIDEIRRTVEYCNQLPVHERHPYGGDLVYTAFSGSHQDAINKGLDAMKVAADEADSDVDDILWQVPYLPIDPKDVGRTYEAVIRVNSQSGKGGVAYIMKADHGLVLPRRLQIEFSQAIQAITDGEGGEVSPKEMWDAFADEYLSPVRPLERIRQKVVGSEVDGGTDVIEAVVKINGTETQINGRGNGPLAAFVDALGTVGFDVSVLDYSEHAMSAGEEAAAAAYVEASIGGRTVWGVGIATSITTASLRAVVSAVNRAARIGAIPTA, from the coding sequence GTGACCACGCATTCTTTTGAATCTGTAGACGCCTACGTCTCTGCCCGCACTATCACCACCCCCGCCGGCCCGCCACGCGAAGGCCAGCCCGCCTGGAACACCCAGCGGAGTTCCTCGATGCCGGTCAACCGGTACCGCCCGTTTGCCGCTGAGATCCCCGGAGGAGCGCCCGAATCCCCCTTCGCCCGGACCTGGCCGGACAAGGTCATCGAACACGCACCACTGTGGTGTGCGGTCGACCTGCGCGACGGCAACCAGGCCCTGATCGACCCGATGAGCCCGGCTCGCAAACGCCGGATGTTCGAGCTGCTGGTCAACATGGGCTACAAGGAGATCGAGGTCGGCTTCCCGTCGGCCAGCCAGACCGACTTCGACTTCGTCCGCGAGATCATCGACCAGGGCGCGATCCCCGATGACGTCACCATCCAGGTGCTGACGCAGTGTCGCCCCGAATTGATCACCCGCACGTTCGAAGCGTGTGCCGGTGCGCCGCGTGCGATCGTGCACTTCTACAACTCCACCTCGATCCTGCAGCGCCGCGTCGTGTTCCGTGCCGACCGCGAGGCGGTCAAGAAGATCGCCACCGACGGCGCCCGGCTGTGTGTCGAGGAGGCGGCCAAATACCCCGCCACCCAGTGGCGGTTCGAGTACTCTCCCGAGTCCTACACCGGCACCGAGCTGGAGTACGCCGTCGACGTGTGCAACGCCGTCGCTGAGATCGTGCAGCCGACCCCGGATGTGCCGCTGATCGTGAACCTGCCGGCGACCGTGGAGATGGCCACCCCGAACGTTTATGCCGATTCGATCGAGTGGATGAATCGCCATCTGGCACCGCGGGATTCGATAATCTTGAGCTTGCATCCGCACAATGACCGCGGAACTGCCGTCGCCGCAGCCGAATTGGGTTATCAGGCCGGTGCGGATCGCATCGAGGGTTGCCTGTTCGGAAATGGTGAGCGCACCGGCAACGTCTGCCTGGTGACGCTGGGGCTGAACCTGTTCTCCCGCGGTGTGGATCCGCAGATCGATTTCTCGAATATCGACGAGATCCGCCGCACCGTCGAGTACTGCAACCAGCTGCCCGTGCACGAGCGCCACCCCTACGGCGGCGACCTGGTGTACACCGCGTTCTCCGGCAGCCATCAGGACGCCATCAACAAGGGCTTGGACGCGATGAAAGTCGCTGCCGACGAGGCGGATTCGGATGTCGATGACATCCTGTGGCAGGTGCCGTATCTGCCGATCGACCCCAAAGACGTCGGCCGCACGTATGAGGCGGTGATCCGGGTCAATTCGCAGTCCGGCAAGGGCGGCGTGGCCTACATCATGAAGGCCGATCACGGACTGGTGCTGCCGCGCCGGTTGCAGATCGAGTTCTCCCAAGCCATTCAGGCGATCACCGACGGTGAGGGCGGCGAGGTGTCACCGAAGGAGATGTGGGACGCCTTCGCCGACGAATACCTGTCGCCGGTGCGCCCGCTGGAACGCATCCGCCAGAAGGTGGTCGGGTCCGAGGTCGATGGCGGCACCGACGTCATCGAGGCCGTCGTCAAGATCAACGGGACCGAGACACAGATCAACGGCCGGGGCAACGGTCCGCTGGCCGCGTTCGTCGACGCCCTGGGCACCGTCGGCTTCGATGTGAGCGTGCTGGACTACTCCGAACACGCGATGTCCGCCGGTGAGGAGGCCGCTGCGGCGGCCTACGTCGAGGCGTCCATCGGCGGGCGCACCGTGTGGGGTGTCGGCATCGCGACGTCGATCACCACGGCGTCGCTGCGGGCGGTGGTCTCGGCGGTGAACCGGGCCGCGCGGATCGGCGCCATCCCTACGGCGTAG
- the recR gene encoding recombination mediator RecR, with the protein MFEGPVQDLIDELGKLPGVGPKSAQRIAFHLLSVEPPDIDRLTAALGRVRDGVQFCEVCGNVSDADRCRICSDARRDGSLVCVVEEPKDVQAVERTREFRGRYHVLGGALDPLSGVGPDQLRIRQLLNRIGERVDGVDIAEVIIATDPNTEGEATATYLVRILRDIPGLTVSRIASGLPMGGDLEFADELTLGRALSGRRQMV; encoded by the coding sequence TTGTTTGAAGGCCCCGTCCAGGATTTGATCGACGAACTCGGCAAGCTGCCGGGCGTTGGTCCCAAGAGTGCGCAGCGGATCGCGTTCCATTTGCTGTCGGTTGAACCGCCGGACATCGACCGGCTGACCGCGGCGCTGGGCCGCGTTCGAGACGGGGTGCAGTTCTGCGAGGTGTGCGGCAACGTGTCCGATGCGGACCGCTGCCGCATCTGCAGTGACGCCCGCCGCGACGGTTCACTGGTGTGCGTGGTCGAGGAACCCAAGGACGTCCAGGCCGTCGAACGCACCCGTGAGTTCCGCGGGCGCTATCACGTCCTGGGCGGCGCGCTCGATCCGCTGTCCGGCGTCGGTCCGGATCAGTTGCGAATTCGCCAGCTGCTCAACAGGATCGGTGAACGTGTCGACGGGGTCGACATCGCCGAGGTGATCATTGCGACCGATCCGAACACCGAGGGCGAGGCGACCGCCACCTATCTGGTCCGGATTCTGCGCGATATTCCCGGGCTGACGGTTTCCAGAATCGCGTCCGGCTTGCCGATGGGTGGCGACCTGGAGTTCGCGGACGAGCTGACCCTGGGCCGCGCGCTGTCCGGGCGCCGTCAGATGGTCTAG
- a CDS encoding Mur ligase family protein, with protein MTLRGRAALAAGSAARWASRATGRGAGAMIGGLVAMTLDRSILRQLGLDRRTVVVTGTNGKSTTTRMTAAALATLGPVATNAEGANMDAGLVAALAGAREASLAALEVDEMHVPHVADAVDPAVVVLLNLSRDQLDRVGEINHIERTLRAGLARHPDAIVVANCDDVLMTSAAYDCPRVVWVAAGGGWANDSVSCPRSGEVIVRDGVDWYSTGTDFKRPSPQWWYDDITLYGPDGLEVPMRLSLPGTVNRGNATQAVAAAVTLGADPAAAVAAVSGVDEVAGRYQTVPMGEHTARILLAKNPAGWQEALSMVDRSADGVVIAVNGQVPDGEDLSWLWDVNFEHFEDVPVVAAGERGTDLAVRLGYAGVTHTLVHNTIDAIVSCPKGHVEVVANYTAFLQLTRTLGRMR; from the coding sequence ATGACACTGCGAGGGCGCGCCGCACTGGCCGCCGGGTCGGCCGCGCGCTGGGCTTCCCGGGCGACCGGACGCGGCGCCGGCGCCATGATCGGCGGCCTCGTCGCGATGACATTGGACCGCTCGATCCTGCGCCAACTCGGGCTCGACCGGCGAACCGTGGTCGTGACCGGCACAAACGGCAAATCCACCACGACCAGGATGACAGCCGCTGCGCTGGCGACCCTGGGTCCCGTCGCCACCAACGCCGAAGGCGCGAATATGGACGCCGGCCTGGTGGCCGCGCTCGCCGGCGCGCGTGAGGCGTCGCTGGCCGCCCTCGAAGTCGACGAGATGCACGTGCCGCACGTGGCCGACGCCGTGGACCCGGCGGTGGTCGTACTGCTGAATTTGTCGCGCGATCAGCTCGACCGGGTGGGTGAGATCAACCACATCGAGCGCACGCTGCGGGCCGGGCTCGCCCGCCACCCAGATGCGATCGTCGTCGCCAATTGCGACGACGTCCTGATGACGTCGGCGGCCTATGACTGTCCGCGGGTGGTGTGGGTGGCTGCCGGCGGGGGTTGGGCCAACGACTCGGTCAGCTGCCCGCGCTCCGGTGAAGTGATCGTTCGCGACGGCGTGGACTGGTACTCGACCGGCACCGATTTCAAACGGCCCAGCCCGCAGTGGTGGTACGACGACATCACGCTCTACGGCCCGGACGGGCTCGAGGTGCCGATGCGCCTGTCGCTGCCGGGAACGGTCAACCGCGGCAATGCCACCCAGGCGGTCGCGGCCGCGGTGACATTGGGTGCGGACCCCGCTGCGGCAGTGGCGGCCGTGTCCGGAGTCGACGAGGTCGCCGGGCGCTACCAGACCGTGCCGATGGGCGAGCACACGGCGCGCATTCTGCTGGCCAAGAACCCGGCCGGGTGGCAGGAGGCGCTCTCGATGGTCGACAGGAGCGCCGACGGTGTGGTGATCGCGGTGAACGGTCAGGTGCCCGACGGTGAAGACCTGTCATGGTTGTGGGACGTCAACTTCGAGCACTTCGAGGATGTACCGGTCGTCGCCGCCGGGGAGCGCGGAACCGACCTCGCGGTGCGACTCGGCTATGCCGGGGTGACTCATACATTGGTGCACAACACGATTGACGCGATCGTGTCGTGTCCCAAAGGACATGTCGAGGTGGTCGCGAACTACACGGCGTTCTTGCAGTTGACGCGAACGTTGGGGCGGATGCGATGA
- a CDS encoding Rv3717 family N-acetylmuramoyl-L-alanine amidase, translated as MSARTRVVAAACTGVMLVASTVTSPVVHAAPASIAGMIVFLDPGHNGANDASLTKQVPTGRGGTKDCQTSGTTTNDGFPEHTFNWDTVLLIRQALTQLGVRTAMSRGNDNQVAACVDERAAMANALQPNAVVSIHADGGPATGRGFHVNYSSPPLNQAQAGPSVQLARTMRDQLLASGLPAANYIGSDGLYGRADLAGLNLAQYPSVLVELGNMKNPVDSALMESPEGRQKYAAAVVAGIAAFLATQPARAS; from the coding sequence ATGTCCGCCCGCACTCGTGTCGTGGCCGCCGCATGCACCGGCGTCATGCTGGTCGCATCGACGGTGACCAGTCCCGTCGTCCATGCCGCGCCGGCCAGTATCGCCGGGATGATCGTGTTCCTCGATCCCGGCCACAACGGCGCCAACGACGCGTCGCTGACCAAGCAGGTGCCGACCGGCCGCGGCGGCACCAAGGACTGCCAGACCTCGGGCACCACCACCAACGACGGGTTCCCCGAACACACCTTCAACTGGGACACCGTGCTGCTGATCCGGCAGGCCCTGACTCAGCTCGGCGTGCGTACCGCCATGTCCCGTGGGAACGACAACCAGGTGGCGGCGTGCGTCGACGAGCGCGCGGCGATGGCCAACGCGTTGCAGCCCAACGCGGTCGTCTCCATCCACGCCGACGGCGGCCCCGCGACCGGTCGCGGCTTCCACGTCAACTACTCCAGCCCGCCCCTGAACCAGGCCCAGGCCGGCCCGTCGGTGCAGCTTGCCCGGACCATGCGGGATCAGCTTCTGGCGTCGGGGCTCCCGGCCGCCAACTACATCGGCTCCGACGGCCTCTACGGGCGCGCCGACCTCGCCGGATTGAATCTGGCCCAATATCCCTCGGTGCTGGTCGAACTCGGGAACATGAAGAACCCGGTCGATTCTGCGCTGATGGAAAGCCCGGAGGGGCGCCAGAAGTATGCGGCCGCCGTCGTTGCGGGGATCGCGGCGTTTCTGGCCACCCAGCCGGCCCGCGCCAGCTAG
- a CDS encoding bifunctional diguanylate cyclase/phosphodiesterase: protein MNDRKTTLQSVVLITSSVISCLLLALGFAFNWGGDNTVRIVDALAFAAFGAYATVCSAIAARAAQGRTRTAWTTMAIALAAWTLGELTRAFLTLVLERSLFPSPADFLYLVFVVLAPVAFLQFPAEPMQGSRTRLLVDTLIVATSLFLVLWVVVLGNVYQATGVDSVMQGRALLYPLFILFVFVGAVVFVVRSGAGNSVVMWLLMGAVTLMAFSGVTFAFLQGANRYHPGHITSVGWALGMSCFGAAALLSRRSRPPVLPAPAAQPSIALWLPYVPLLIAGAIAPAIVVTGLLRILVPILMTLICVRQVLSGWENRRLLTAAAEQALRDPLTGLANRTLFQDRLAHAMALRGRDNRSVAVLSLDLDDFKLINDSMGHPAADSLLINVGQRIAGCVRAGDTVARVGGDEFVLLLEGDVDDAHLVCERVMAAFDTPFLIDGHEVLMRPSAGMAATSLADNDITAEELVKRADTAMYFAKRSRTSTVQTFSADMALRDPHIGELARDGESRSAESGAEQVRLLGELRRAIERGGLEMVYQPKLELSTGRIAGVEALLRWPHPRLNTLRPGAFMPLILRHGLMRPVTDLVFRKVLDDCARWVSMGLEVPVAVNLFAPLLRDAQLPDTLRQALQQRNLPPGLLTIEITEDLVLDEVGRVTGVLQQLRDDGIRIAIDDFGSGYSALSYLRDLPIDEVKFDRHFIASVATDARAAAVVSPVIEMTHNLGITVVAEGVEDAETAQWLRDHGCDIGQGYYFSMPVAADEISVLVAAQAVP from the coding sequence GTGAACGATCGCAAGACCACGTTGCAGTCGGTCGTGTTGATCACCTCCTCGGTCATCAGCTGTCTACTTCTCGCCTTGGGCTTCGCCTTCAACTGGGGCGGCGACAACACCGTCCGCATCGTCGACGCGCTGGCCTTCGCCGCCTTCGGCGCCTACGCGACGGTGTGCTCGGCCATCGCGGCCCGCGCCGCGCAGGGACGAACTCGCACCGCCTGGACCACGATGGCCATCGCCCTGGCGGCCTGGACCCTGGGAGAATTGACTCGGGCGTTCCTGACGCTGGTGTTGGAACGCAGCCTGTTTCCGTCGCCCGCGGATTTTCTCTATCTGGTTTTCGTGGTGTTGGCGCCGGTTGCGTTCCTGCAATTCCCTGCCGAACCGATGCAGGGCTCGCGCACCCGATTGCTCGTCGACACGTTGATCGTCGCCACGTCGTTGTTTCTCGTGTTGTGGGTCGTGGTGCTCGGCAACGTGTATCAGGCCACCGGAGTGGACAGCGTCATGCAAGGGCGAGCACTGCTGTACCCGTTGTTCATCCTGTTCGTGTTCGTCGGAGCGGTGGTGTTCGTCGTCCGCTCCGGTGCCGGCAACAGCGTGGTGATGTGGCTCCTCATGGGCGCAGTCACGCTCATGGCGTTCTCCGGGGTCACGTTCGCCTTCCTGCAGGGCGCCAACCGTTATCACCCGGGGCACATCACGAGTGTCGGTTGGGCGCTGGGAATGTCGTGCTTCGGTGCGGCTGCGCTGTTGAGCCGACGGTCGCGGCCACCGGTCCTGCCGGCGCCCGCGGCGCAACCGTCGATCGCTTTATGGCTTCCCTATGTGCCCCTTCTGATTGCCGGCGCCATCGCGCCGGCAATCGTCGTGACCGGTTTGTTGCGGATCCTCGTTCCCATCCTGATGACGCTCATCTGTGTCCGGCAGGTGCTCTCGGGATGGGAGAACCGTCGATTGCTCACGGCGGCAGCCGAACAGGCGTTGCGCGATCCGCTGACCGGGCTGGCCAACCGCACCCTGTTCCAGGATCGGCTGGCGCACGCGATGGCGCTGCGCGGCCGCGACAATCGCTCCGTCGCGGTGTTGTCGCTGGATCTCGACGACTTCAAGTTGATCAACGACAGCATGGGTCATCCGGCCGCCGACAGTCTCTTGATCAATGTGGGGCAACGCATCGCCGGCTGTGTGCGGGCCGGCGACACCGTGGCACGGGTTGGCGGCGACGAATTCGTGTTGCTTCTCGAGGGCGACGTCGACGACGCACACCTGGTGTGCGAGCGCGTGATGGCGGCATTCGACACCCCGTTCCTCATCGACGGACACGAAGTGCTGATGCGCCCCAGTGCAGGTATGGCGGCTACCTCGTTGGCCGACAACGACATCACGGCCGAGGAACTGGTGAAGCGCGCCGACACCGCGATGTACTTCGCGAAGCGCTCCCGCACCTCGACGGTGCAGACCTTCAGTGCCGACATGGCGCTGCGTGATCCGCATATCGGCGAGCTGGCACGCGACGGCGAATCCCGTTCGGCCGAGAGCGGGGCGGAGCAGGTGCGGCTGCTCGGCGAACTGCGGCGCGCCATCGAACGTGGCGGCCTGGAAATGGTTTATCAGCCCAAGCTGGAGTTGAGCACCGGACGTATCGCCGGTGTTGAAGCGCTGCTGCGGTGGCCCCACCCGCGACTGAATACGCTTCGGCCCGGGGCATTCATGCCGCTGATACTGCGACACGGGTTGATGCGGCCAGTGACCGACCTGGTGTTCCGAAAGGTCCTCGACGACTGCGCGCGATGGGTCTCGATGGGGTTGGAGGTCCCGGTCGCGGTGAACCTGTTCGCACCGTTGCTGCGTGATGCGCAGTTGCCGGACACGCTGCGCCAGGCGCTGCAGCAGCGGAATCTGCCACCTGGTCTGCTGACTATCGAGATCACCGAGGACTTGGTGCTCGACGAGGTCGGCAGGGTCACCGGCGTGCTGCAACAACTGCGCGACGACGGTATCCGGATTGCGATCGACGACTTCGGCAGCGGCTACTCGGCGTTGAGCTATCTACGCGACCTTCCCATCGACGAAGTGAAGTTCGATCGGCATTTCATCGCCTCGGTCGCCACCGACGCCCGGGCTGCGGCCGTGGTCAGTCCCGTCATCGAAATGACCCACAACCTCGGGATCACGGTGGTAGCCGAGGGGGTCGAGGACGCCGAAACCGCCCAGTGGCTACGGGACCATGGCTGTGACATCGGGCAGGGTTATTACTTCTCCATGCCGGTTGCAGCCGACGAGATCTCGGTCCTGGTGGCAGCCCAAGCCGTACCGTAG
- a CDS encoding YbaB/EbfC family nucleoid-associated protein, with amino-acid sequence MRDQVMPGLQAALAQAQEMQQKLMEAQAALAAAEVHGQAGGGLVQVTMKGSGEVVGIRIDPKVVNPDDIETLQDLIVGALADSARQFTILAQTHLGPLAGQAPGIPEA; translated from the coding sequence ATGCGCGACCAGGTGATGCCGGGCCTGCAGGCCGCGCTGGCGCAGGCCCAGGAAATGCAGCAGAAGCTGATGGAGGCCCAGGCCGCGCTGGCCGCTGCCGAGGTGCACGGCCAGGCCGGGGGCGGGCTGGTGCAGGTGACCATGAAGGGCAGCGGCGAGGTCGTCGGGATTCGGATCGACCCGAAGGTCGTCAATCCCGATGACATCGAGACGCTGCAGGACTTGATCGTCGGCGCGCTCGCTGATTCGGCCCGTCAATTCACGATCCTGGCGCAGACCCACCTCGGCCCGCTGGCCGGCCAGGCCCCGGGCATTCCGGAGGCCTGA